Proteins from a single region of Starkeya sp. ORNL1:
- a CDS encoding microcin C ABC transporter permease YejB has product MLAYIIRRIALMVPTIIGIMLISFVVVQFAPGGPVERVIAQLTGEGSSATQRISGGGGDFGGMQQGAPAGDATSSKYRGAQGLDPAFIKQLEKQFGFDKPAYERFGLMMWNYARFDFGRSYFRDISVLDLIKEKMPVSISLGLWMMFISYGISIPLGIAKAVRDGSRFDVWTSAVIIVGYAIPGFLFAILLIILFAGGSFFSFFPLRGLTSDNWDQLSLVGKALDYFWHLILPITSMVLGAFATTALLTKNSFLDEIRKQYVVTARMKGLSERRVLYGHVFRNAMLIVIAGFPGAFVGAFFTGALLIETIFSLDGLGLLGFESVLNRDYPVVFANLYIFSLVGLAVNLISDLTYTWVDPRIDFETREV; this is encoded by the coding sequence ATGCTCGCCTACATCATCCGCCGCATTGCGCTCATGGTGCCGACCATCATCGGCATCATGCTGATCTCCTTCGTGGTGGTGCAGTTCGCACCGGGCGGCCCGGTGGAGCGCGTCATCGCCCAGCTGACCGGCGAGGGCTCGTCCGCCACGCAGCGCATCTCCGGCGGTGGCGGTGATTTCGGCGGCATGCAGCAAGGCGCGCCGGCCGGCGACGCGACGTCCTCGAAATATCGCGGCGCGCAGGGGCTGGACCCCGCCTTCATCAAGCAGCTGGAAAAGCAGTTCGGCTTCGACAAGCCGGCCTATGAGCGCTTCGGCTTGATGATGTGGAACTATGCCCGCTTCGATTTCGGGCGCAGCTATTTCCGCGACATCTCGGTGCTGGACCTCATCAAGGAGAAAATGCCGGTCTCGATCTCGCTCGGCCTCTGGATGATGTTCATCAGCTATGGCATCTCGATCCCGCTCGGCATCGCCAAGGCGGTGCGCGACGGTTCGCGCTTCGATGTGTGGACCTCGGCGGTCATCATCGTCGGCTATGCGATACCGGGCTTCCTGTTCGCCATCCTGCTGATCATCCTGTTCGCCGGCGGCTCCTTCTTCTCCTTCTTTCCCTTGCGCGGCCTCACCTCGGACAATTGGGACCAGCTCTCGCTGGTGGGCAAGGCGCTGGATTATTTCTGGCATTTGATCCTGCCCATCACCTCCATGGTGCTGGGCGCCTTCGCCACCACCGCCCTGCTCACCAAGAATTCGTTCCTCGACGAAATCCGCAAGCAGTATGTGGTCACCGCGCGGATGAAGGGGCTGTCGGAGCGGCGCGTGCTCTATGGCCATGTGTTCCGCAATGCGATGCTGATCGTCATTGCCGGTTTCCCCGGCGCCTTCGTCGGCGCCTTCTTCACCGGCGCACTGCTGATCGAGACCATCTTCTCGCTCGACGGGCTCGGCCTGCTCGGCTTCGAGAGCGTGCTCAACCGCGACTATCCGGTGGTGTTCGCCAATCTCTACATCTTCTCGCTGGTCGGCCTCGCGGTGAATTTGATCTCCGATCTCACCTACACGTGGGTCGATCCGCGCATCGACTTCGAGACGCGGGAGGTCTGA
- a CDS encoding ABC transporter permease, whose product MLPIETAPAKPDRLSPLNKRRLANFRRNRRGWWSFWLFAVLFVLSLGAEFIANDKPFLVEYDGGYYFPGFKAYPETTFGGDFETEADYRDPYLKKLITEKGGWMIWPPIRYSYDTHNLDLPTPAPSPPTWMLTDAQCEPIATKLGGKGCGALEWNWLGTDDQGRDVVARLIYGFRISVLFGLILTIISSIIGVAAGAVQGYFGGWTDLIFQRFIEIWTSIPALYLLLIISSVLVPGFWVLLGILLLFSWVALVGLVRAEFLRARNFEYVQAARALGVSNGVIMWRHMLPNAMVATLTMLPFIVSSSVMTLTALDFLGFGLPPGSPSLGELLAQGKANVQAPWLGLTGFFTVAIMLSLLIFIGEAVRDAFDPRKTFR is encoded by the coding sequence GTGCTCCCTATCGAAACCGCGCCCGCAAAGCCGGACCGGTTGTCGCCACTCAACAAGCGGCGGCTCGCCAATTTCCGCCGCAACCGGCGCGGCTGGTGGAGCTTCTGGCTCTTCGCCGTGCTGTTCGTGCTGAGCCTTGGCGCCGAGTTCATCGCCAACGACAAGCCGTTCCTGGTCGAATATGACGGCGGCTATTATTTCCCCGGCTTCAAGGCCTATCCGGAGACCACCTTCGGCGGCGACTTCGAGACCGAGGCGGATTATCGCGACCCCTATCTGAAGAAGCTGATCACTGAAAAGGGTGGCTGGATGATCTGGCCGCCGATCCGCTACAGCTACGACACCCACAATCTCGATCTGCCGACGCCGGCCCCCTCGCCGCCGACCTGGATGCTCACCGATGCGCAATGCGAGCCGATCGCCACCAAGCTCGGCGGCAAGGGCTGCGGGGCGCTGGAATGGAACTGGCTCGGCACCGACGACCAGGGCCGCGACGTGGTGGCCCGGCTGATCTACGGCTTCCGCATCTCGGTGCTGTTCGGGCTGATCCTCACCATCATCTCCTCCATCATCGGTGTCGCGGCCGGCGCAGTGCAGGGCTATTTCGGCGGCTGGACCGACCTCATCTTCCAGCGCTTCATCGAGATCTGGACCTCGATCCCGGCACTATACCTCCTGCTCATCATCTCCTCGGTGCTGGTACCGGGCTTCTGGGTACTGCTCGGCATATTGCTGCTGTTCTCCTGGGTGGCGCTGGTCGGGCTGGTGCGCGCCGAATTCCTGCGGGCGCGCAATTTCGAATATGTGCAGGCTGCTCGCGCTCTCGGCGTCTCCAACGGCGTCATCATGTGGCGGCACATGCTGCCCAACGCCATGGTGGCGACGCTGACCATGCTGCCTTTCATCGTCTCGTCCTCGGTCATGACCTTGACCGCGCTCGACTTTCTTGGCTTCGGCCTGCCGCCCGGCTCGCCCTCGCTCGGCGAATTGCTGGCGCAGGGCAAGGCCAATGTCCAGGCGCCGTGGCTGGGGCTGACCGGCTTCTTCACCGTCGCCATCATGCTGAGCCTCCTGATCTTCATCGGCGAAGCGGTGCGCGACGCGTTCGACCCGAGAAAGACATTCCGGTGA
- a CDS encoding ABC transporter ATP-binding protein, producing the protein MADDTPLLSVRDLSVAFASEERTVLAVDGVSFDVRRGETVALVGESGSGKSVTALSVLKLLPPSATHPSGEVRFNGENLIAMNERQIRKVRGNDVTMVFQEPMTSLNPLHTVERQIAEVLSIHRGITGDAARKRVIELLTEVGIPEPETRLGSYPHQLSGGQRQRVMIAVALANEPKLLIADEPTTALDVTVQAQILKLLKELQSRLGMAMLFITHDLGIVRKIADRVCVMNNGKIVETGPVAEVFRAPQHPYTRELIAAQPKGDPALPHPNEPVVMETTNLKVWFPIKRGVLRKTVGHIKAVDGVSVAVRKGETLGVVGESGSGKTTLGLALIRLISSNGPIVFMGKPVDTLGFKEMRPQRSEMQIVFQDPFGSLSPRMSIADIIGEGLRVHQPKLSATERDDKVVAALKDVGLDPSSRHRYPHEFSGGQRQRVAIARAAVLEPSFIVLDEPTSALDMIVQAQIVDLLRDLQQRRGLTYMFISHDLRVVAALASRILVMRYGKVVEQGAAVDIFKNPQSDYTRALFAAAFNLETAPGAAVAQ; encoded by the coding sequence ATGGCTGACGACACTCCCCTGCTCTCGGTTCGCGACCTTTCCGTCGCCTTCGCCTCAGAAGAGCGCACCGTGCTCGCCGTCGACGGTGTCTCGTTCGATGTCCGTCGCGGCGAGACGGTGGCGCTGGTGGGCGAATCCGGCTCCGGCAAGTCGGTCACCGCGCTCTCGGTGCTGAAGCTGCTGCCGCCCTCCGCCACCCACCCCTCGGGCGAGGTGCGGTTCAATGGCGAGAACCTCATCGCCATGAATGAGCGCCAGATCCGCAAGGTGCGCGGCAACGACGTGACCATGGTGTTCCAGGAGCCGATGACTTCGCTCAACCCGCTGCACACGGTGGAGCGGCAGATCGCGGAAGTGCTGTCGATCCATCGCGGCATCACCGGGGACGCCGCCCGCAAGCGCGTGATCGAGCTGCTCACCGAAGTCGGCATTCCCGAGCCCGAGACCCGGCTCGGCTCCTATCCGCACCAGCTCTCCGGCGGGCAGCGCCAGCGCGTGATGATCGCCGTGGCGCTCGCCAACGAGCCGAAGCTCCTGATTGCCGACGAGCCAACCACAGCGCTCGACGTCACTGTGCAGGCGCAGATTTTGAAGCTGCTGAAGGAATTGCAGAGCCGGCTCGGCATGGCGATGCTGTTCATCACCCATGACCTCGGCATCGTCCGCAAGATCGCCGACCGGGTCTGCGTGATGAACAATGGCAAGATCGTCGAGACCGGCCCGGTCGCGGAGGTGTTCCGCGCCCCGCAGCATCCCTATACGCGCGAACTGATCGCAGCCCAGCCCAAGGGCGACCCGGCGCTGCCGCACCCCAACGAGCCGGTGGTGATGGAGACCACGAACCTCAAGGTCTGGTTCCCGATCAAGCGCGGCGTGCTGCGCAAGACCGTCGGCCATATCAAGGCGGTGGACGGCGTCTCGGTTGCCGTCCGCAAGGGCGAGACGCTCGGCGTGGTCGGCGAGAGCGGCTCCGGCAAGACCACGCTCGGCCTCGCGCTGATCCGGCTGATCTCCAGCAACGGGCCGATCGTCTTCATGGGCAAGCCGGTGGATACGCTCGGCTTCAAGGAGATGCGCCCGCAGCGCAGCGAGATGCAGATCGTGTTCCAGGACCCGTTCGGCTCGCTCAGCCCGCGCATGTCCATTGCCGATATCATCGGCGAGGGTCTGCGGGTGCACCAGCCGAAGCTGTCCGCCACCGAGCGCGACGACAAGGTGGTCGCTGCCTTGAAGGATGTCGGGCTCGACCCGTCGAGCCGCCACCGCTACCCGCACGAATTCTCCGGCGGCCAGCGCCAGCGCGTCGCCATTGCCCGCGCCGCGGTGCTGGAGCCCTCCTTCATCGTGCTCGACGAGCCGACCAGCGCGCTCGACATGATCGTGCAGGCGCAGATCGTCGACCTGCTGCGCGATCTCCAGCAGCGGCGCGGCCTCACCTACATGTTCATCAGCCACGACCTGCGCGTCGTCGCCGCGCTGGCCTCGCGCATATTGGTGATGCGCTACGGCAAGGTGGTGGAGCAGGGCGCTGCCGTCGACATCTTCAAGAACCCGCAAAGCGACTACACGCGAGCGCTGTTTGCGGCGGCCTTCAATCTCGAGACGGCGCCGGGCGCCGCGGTGGCGCAATGA
- a CDS encoding NUDIX hydrolase yields MNVPFQPHAVDGAIEDRVADVAVGPAQPLADGFRPYDRFEVRDGSAHFTRDILRVGDVVAVLALDPVRERFVLIRQFRLAAHLATGRGDIVELVAGRVDEGESAEAAARRECREEIGVAPRALLRVFSYLPTPGVTDERCTLFLALVDSTKVPAHAGLADETEATHPFTVPVTDALAAVEAGAAGNLFLISALQWYALNPARIASLIEGRT; encoded by the coding sequence ATGAACGTTCCCTTCCAGCCCCATGCCGTCGACGGCGCGATCGAGGATCGCGTCGCCGATGTCGCGGTCGGCCCGGCGCAGCCGCTCGCCGACGGCTTCCGGCCTTATGACCGCTTCGAGGTGCGCGACGGCAGCGCCCACTTCACCCGCGACATATTGCGGGTCGGCGATGTGGTGGCGGTGCTGGCGCTCGACCCGGTGCGCGAACGCTTCGTGCTGATCCGCCAATTCCGGCTCGCCGCCCATCTCGCCACCGGCAGGGGCGACATCGTCGAACTGGTCGCCGGCCGCGTCGATGAGGGCGAGAGCGCGGAAGCCGCGGCGCGGCGCGAATGCCGGGAGGAGATCGGCGTGGCACCACGCGCGCTGCTGCGCGTCTTCAGCTACTTGCCGACGCCGGGCGTGACCGACGAACGATGCACGCTGTTCCTTGCGCTGGTCGATTCCACGAAGGTTCCGGCGCACGCCGGCCTCGCCGACGAGACCGAAGCGACCCACCCCTTCACGGTGCCGGTCACTGATGCTTTGGCGGCAGTCGAGGCCGGGGCGGCCGGCAATCTCTTCCTCATCAGCGCGCTGCAATGGTATGCGCTGAACCCCGCTCGCATCGCCTCATTGATCGAAGGCCGGACTTGA
- a CDS encoding glyoxylate/hydroxypyruvate reductase A yields MNAILLAMTGMEPETWVARLKALDPDRDVRAWPEVGNPQEIAYAMAWKPETGALDGLTNLKAVFSLGAGVDALLAIDGLPDVPLVRVVDPDLTMRMSEFVVLNVLLHHRHMLRALDDQRARRWEPRDQPAASSVRVGILGLGELGLDAARKLTMMGFQVAGWSRSARQCAGIATYSGEAGLKQLLGRTDILVVLLPLTPATTGIIDAALLRGLAQDGALGAPVLINAGRGGLQNEADVLAALDDGTLLAASLDVFVTEPLPETSPFWTHPKVIVTPHVGADSDPEALARYLMGQVHRFEAGEGLANVVDRAAGY; encoded by the coding sequence TTGAACGCCATCCTCCTCGCCATGACGGGCATGGAGCCCGAAACCTGGGTTGCGCGCCTCAAGGCGCTCGACCCGGATCGCGACGTCCGTGCGTGGCCGGAGGTCGGTAATCCCCAGGAGATCGCCTATGCGATGGCCTGGAAGCCCGAAACCGGCGCGCTCGACGGGCTTACCAACCTCAAGGCGGTGTTCTCGCTCGGCGCCGGTGTCGATGCGCTGCTCGCCATTGACGGCCTGCCCGACGTGCCGCTGGTGCGCGTGGTCGACCCCGACCTCACCATGCGCATGTCGGAATTCGTCGTGCTGAATGTGCTGCTGCACCATCGCCACATGCTGCGGGCGCTCGACGACCAGCGGGCCAGGCGCTGGGAGCCGCGCGACCAGCCGGCGGCCTCCAGCGTGCGGGTCGGCATACTCGGCCTTGGCGAGCTCGGTCTCGACGCCGCGCGCAAGCTGACGATGATGGGGTTCCAGGTTGCCGGCTGGAGCCGCAGCGCCAGGCAATGCGCTGGCATTGCCACCTATTCGGGTGAAGCCGGGCTCAAGCAATTGCTTGGCCGTACCGATATCCTCGTCGTGCTGCTGCCCTTGACCCCCGCGACCACCGGCATCATCGACGCCGCGCTGCTGCGTGGACTCGCGCAGGACGGCGCGCTGGGCGCGCCGGTGCTGATCAATGCCGGGCGCGGCGGGCTGCAGAATGAGGCGGATGTGCTCGCTGCGCTCGACGATGGCACGCTGCTCGCCGCCTCGCTCGACGTGTTCGTGACCGAGCCGCTGCCGGAGACGAGCCCGTTCTGGACGCATCCGAAGGTGATCGTCACTCCGCATGTCGGTGCCGACAGCGATCCCGAGGCACTGGCGCGCTATCTCATGGGCCAGGTCCACCGCTTCGAGGCCGGGGAAGGGCTGGCGAATGTGGTGGATCGGGCGGCGGGATATTAG
- a CDS encoding NlpC/P60 family protein, whose translation MSAMNAFDPRLTPARPDLASARLAGTVEAARFVEGTRHVIAWPVAPMKAQPSPEAPLVTEALFGESVTVFEITEEGWAWGQLDADHYVGWLSAEALAPLDGAPTHKVTALRTPVFPGPSIKLPPTALLSFGSRLVVTGTRERFAVTEGGFIFAGHLAPLEAKETDFVAVAARFLGLPYLWGGRSGAGMDCSGLVQVALTACGIACPRDSDMQEAALGKAVPFSGDATELKRGDLIFWPGHVGIVEDEATLLHATAFFMAVVREPLSEALLRIEAASAPVRTVKRLD comes from the coding sequence ATGTCCGCCATGAACGCTTTCGATCCGCGCCTGACGCCTGCCCGCCCTGACCTTGCGAGCGCCCGTCTCGCCGGCACGGTGGAAGCCGCGCGCTTCGTCGAGGGCACGCGGCACGTCATCGCGTGGCCGGTCGCGCCGATGAAGGCGCAGCCCTCGCCGGAAGCCCCGCTGGTCACCGAGGCGCTGTTCGGCGAGAGCGTGACGGTGTTCGAGATCACCGAGGAGGGCTGGGCCTGGGGCCAGCTCGATGCCGACCACTATGTCGGCTGGCTCTCGGCCGAGGCGCTGGCGCCGCTCGATGGAGCGCCGACCCACAAGGTGACGGCGCTGCGCACCCCGGTGTTTCCCGGCCCGAGCATCAAGCTGCCGCCGACCGCATTGCTATCGTTCGGCAGCCGGCTGGTCGTCACCGGCACGCGGGAACGCTTTGCGGTGACCGAGGGCGGTTTCATCTTCGCCGGCCATCTCGCGCCGCTGGAGGCGAAGGAGACGGATTTCGTCGCGGTTGCGGCACGTTTCCTCGGCCTGCCCTATCTCTGGGGCGGTCGTTCCGGCGCGGGGATGGATTGTTCCGGCCTGGTGCAGGTCGCGCTCACGGCCTGCGGCATAGCCTGCCCGCGCGACAGCGACATGCAGGAGGCGGCTTTGGGCAAGGCGGTGCCGTTCTCCGGTGACGCCACGGAACTGAAGCGCGGCGACCTGATCTTCTGGCCCGGCCATGTCGGCATTGTCGAAGACGAGGCAACGCTGCTGCACGCCACCGCCTTCTTCATGGCCGTGGTGCGCGAGCCGCTGTCCGAAGCGCTGCTGCGCATCGAGGCCGCCAGCGCGCCGGTGCGTACGGTGAAGCGCCTGGACTAA
- a CDS encoding MarR family transcriptional regulator: MAVEMRPSQALRLLHELALTQVRDDSPDLSQRQLAVLLTVYLEAPPHTVRGLAAKLGVTKPVITRALDSMGELRLVSRRRDEADRRNVVIQRTVEGALYLERLGDHVVAIAKALPR, translated from the coding sequence ATGGCCGTCGAGATGCGCCCGTCCCAGGCGCTGCGCCTGCTGCACGAGCTGGCGCTGACCCAGGTGCGCGACGATAGTCCCGACCTCAGCCAGCGCCAGCTCGCGGTATTGCTGACGGTCTATCTGGAAGCACCGCCGCATACCGTGCGCGGGCTCGCCGCCAAGCTCGGCGTCACCAAGCCGGTTATCACCCGCGCGCTGGACAGCATGGGCGAACTCCGCCTCGTCTCGCGCCGCCGCGACGAGGCCGACCGCCGCAATGTGGTAATCCAGCGCACGGTCGAGGGCGCGCTCTATCTGGAGCGCCTTGGCGATCACGTCGTCGCCATCGCCAAGGCGCTTCCCCGATGA
- a CDS encoding leucyl aminopeptidase family protein — MTDRLILKDEARQPRPIFAVGPQDWRGAIAGLPGIATSFAETSGFRGERGAVLVLPDDQGGIAGVLFGQGENADDPLAFGKLAGALPEGDYSIAQAPADVRLAVLGFALGAYRFERYRKHNGAKPRLVVPDGVDIAEVRRTVEAVTLTRDLVNTPANDLGPAEIEAAVRALAARFGAAVTVTTGDDLLAANFPMIHAVGRASPRAPRLIDLVWGDPAHPKVTLVGKGVVFDTGGLDIKPSSGMLLMKKDMGGAANALGLALMVMARDLPVRLRLLIPSVENAIDGTAFRPGDILASRKGLSVEIGNTDAEGRLILADALALADEEAPDLIIDFATLTGAARVALGPQLPPAYTDDETLAADLARHAAREADPSWRLPLWQPYMSMLDSPIADINNAPGSGFAGSITAALFLKRFVERATSWLHLDIYAWNPSSRPARPEGGEAQTIRALDALLAERFG; from the coding sequence ATGACCGACCGTCTGATCCTCAAGGATGAGGCGCGGCAGCCGCGCCCGATCTTCGCGGTCGGCCCGCAGGACTGGCGCGGCGCGATCGCGGGCCTGCCGGGGATCGCCACCTCCTTTGCCGAGACGTCGGGATTTCGCGGCGAGCGCGGCGCCGTGCTGGTGCTGCCCGACGATCAGGGTGGCATTGCCGGCGTGCTGTTCGGCCAGGGTGAGAACGCCGACGATCCGCTGGCCTTCGGCAAGCTCGCCGGGGCGCTGCCGGAGGGCGACTACAGCATTGCCCAGGCGCCGGCCGATGTGCGTCTCGCCGTGCTCGGTTTCGCGCTCGGCGCGTACCGCTTCGAGCGCTACCGCAAGCATAACGGCGCGAAGCCGCGCCTCGTGGTTCCGGACGGCGTCGATATCGCTGAAGTCCGCCGCACCGTCGAGGCGGTGACGCTGACCCGCGACCTCGTCAACACCCCGGCCAACGATCTCGGTCCGGCGGAGATCGAGGCGGCAGTGCGAGCGCTTGCCGCCCGCTTCGGCGCTGCCGTCACCGTGACCACCGGCGACGATCTGCTCGCCGCCAACTTCCCGATGATCCATGCGGTGGGCCGCGCCAGCCCGCGCGCGCCGCGGCTGATCGACCTTGTCTGGGGCGACCCGGCGCACCCTAAGGTGACGCTGGTCGGCAAGGGCGTGGTGTTCGACACCGGCGGGCTCGACATCAAGCCGTCGAGCGGCATGCTGCTGATGAAGAAGGACATGGGCGGTGCCGCCAATGCCCTCGGCCTCGCGCTGATGGTGATGGCGCGCGACTTGCCGGTGCGGCTGCGTCTGCTGATTCCCTCGGTGGAGAACGCGATCGACGGCACCGCCTTCCGCCCCGGCGATATCCTCGCCTCGCGCAAGGGGCTCTCGGTCGAGATCGGCAACACCGATGCCGAGGGCCGGCTGATCCTCGCCGATGCGCTGGCTTTGGCGGACGAGGAAGCGCCGGACCTCATCATCGATTTTGCGACGCTAACAGGCGCCGCGCGCGTTGCGCTCGGCCCGCAGTTGCCGCCGGCCTATACCGACGACGAGACGCTGGCCGCCGACCTTGCCCGCCACGCGGCGCGCGAGGCTGATCCCTCATGGCGCTTGCCGCTCTGGCAGCCTTACATGTCGATGCTCGACAGCCCGATCGCCGACATCAACAACGCACCGGGCAGCGGCTTTGCCGGCTCCATCACCGCGGCGCTGTTCCTCAAGCGCTTCGTCGAGCGCGCCACTTCGTGGCTGCATCTCGACATCTACGCCTGGAACCCGTCCTCCCGCCCGGCCCGGCCGGAAGGCGGCGAGGCGCAGACCATCCGCGCGCTCGACGCGCTGCTGGCGGAGCGGTTCGGGTAG
- a CDS encoding tetratricopeptide repeat protein: MRSIASRRAAGVARLAAVALACAALGACSTSQRPVSGDVTGSIPQGPGANRAQLSDLQKRYEQNPGDAQTAIAYGAALRASGQRAQSAAVLQQAAMRNPKDTAVLGAYGRALADTGQLQQALDVLSRAHTPDRPDWRILNVQGAVLDQMGRNAEAQGYYETALRIAPGEPSVLSNLGLSYALAKDLPRAEATLRQAVASPKADARVRQNLALVLSLEGRIGEAESLARADLPPGEAQASIDDLRRMAASSKAAPTQASAPTSGAKVAALPAE; encoded by the coding sequence ATGCGTTCCATTGCGTCCCGCCGCGCCGCTGGCGTTGCGCGTCTTGCGGCCGTCGCGCTCGCCTGCGCCGCGCTCGGCGCCTGCTCGACGAGCCAGCGGCCGGTCAGCGGCGATGTCACCGGCTCCATTCCCCAGGGCCCCGGCGCCAACCGCGCCCAGCTCTCCGACCTGCAGAAGCGCTACGAGCAGAATCCCGGCGACGCCCAGACCGCGATCGCCTATGGCGCGGCGCTGCGTGCGAGCGGCCAGCGCGCCCAGAGCGCAGCGGTGCTGCAGCAGGCGGCGATGCGCAATCCGAAGGACACAGCAGTGCTCGGCGCCTATGGCCGTGCCCTCGCCGATACCGGCCAGCTCCAGCAGGCGCTCGACGTGCTCTCGCGCGCCCATACGCCCGATCGGCCGGACTGGCGCATCCTCAATGTTCAGGGCGCAGTGCTGGACCAGATGGGCCGCAACGCCGAGGCGCAGGGCTATTACGAGACGGCACTGCGGATCGCGCCGGGCGAGCCCTCCGTGCTGTCCAATCTCGGCCTGTCCTATGCGCTGGCGAAGGACCTGCCGCGTGCCGAGGCGACGCTGCGGCAGGCCGTCGCCAGCCCGAAGGCCGATGCCCGGGTACGGCAGAACCTTGCCCTGGTACTGAGCCTCGAAGGCCGCATCGGTGAAGCCGAGAGCCTCGCCCGCGCCGACTTGCCGCCCGGCGAGGCGCAGGCCAGCATCGATGATCTGCGCCGGATGGCGGCAAGCTCGAAGGCGGCACCGACGCAAGCGTCCGCGCCGACCTCCGGCGCCAAGGTCGCGGCGCTGCCGGCAGAGTGA
- a CDS encoding histidine phosphatase family protein, giving the protein MSKRRIFLVRHGETDWNLAGRLQGSHDIPLNDLGREQAAQTARVIERLSGDPLPLGYVASPLGRAAQTMAILRSELGLPPDSFRRDDRLKEVSFGRWEGSTWPDLRRRDPVSVAARDADPWNYVPPGGESYAMLMARVLAAIADIAQDTVVVTHGGVVRVLLHALAGMPEAQATEQPVRQGAVYLVENGAFEMAMA; this is encoded by the coding sequence ATGAGCAAGCGCCGCATCTTCCTGGTCCGGCACGGCGAGACCGACTGGAACCTCGCCGGTCGGCTGCAAGGCAGCCACGACATTCCCTTGAACGATCTCGGCCGCGAGCAGGCGGCACAGACCGCCCGCGTCATCGAGCGGCTGAGCGGCGATCCGCTCCCCCTCGGCTATGTCGCAAGCCCGCTGGGGCGCGCCGCGCAGACCATGGCGATCCTGCGCTCCGAACTCGGCCTGCCGCCCGACAGTTTCCGCCGCGACGATCGGCTGAAGGAGGTCTCGTTCGGCCGTTGGGAAGGCTCGACCTGGCCGGATCTGCGGCGCCGCGACCCGGTGAGTGTCGCCGCGCGCGATGCCGATCCGTGGAACTATGTGCCGCCCGGCGGCGAGAGCTACGCCATGCTGATGGCGCGCGTGCTCGCCGCCATAGCCGATATCGCGCAGGACACCGTCGTCGTCACCCATGGCGGCGTGGTGCGGGTGCTGCTGCACGCACTGGCCGGCATGCCCGAGGCCCAGGCGACCGAGCAGCCGGTGCGCCAAGGGGCCGTCTATCTGGTGGAAAACGGCGCGTTCGAAATGGCGATGGCCTAG
- the fabI gene encoding enoyl-ACP reductase FabI, translating into MSGKRGLVMGVANNRSIAWGIAKAAHAQGAKLAFTYQGEPLRKRVEPLAGELDAAVVGHCDVTDPASIDAVFAETERVLGGLDFLVHAIAFSDKNELDGRYIDTSAENFSRTMLISCYSFTAVAQRAEKLMTNGGSMLTLTYYGAEKWMPHYNVMGVAKAALEASVRYLAADLGPKNIRVNAISAGPIKTLAASGIGDFRYILKWNELNAPLRRTVTIDEVGDAGMYLLSDLGRAVTGEVHHVDAGYHIVGMKNPEAPDLTLERD; encoded by the coding sequence ATGAGCGGCAAGCGCGGCCTAGTGATGGGCGTCGCCAATAACCGTTCCATCGCCTGGGGCATCGCCAAGGCGGCTCACGCGCAAGGCGCCAAGCTCGCCTTCACCTATCAGGGCGAGCCGTTGCGCAAGCGTGTCGAGCCGCTGGCGGGCGAACTCGACGCCGCCGTGGTCGGCCATTGCGACGTCACCGATCCGGCGAGCATCGATGCGGTGTTCGCCGAGACCGAGCGCGTGCTGGGCGGGCTGGACTTCCTGGTCCACGCCATCGCCTTCTCCGACAAGAACGAGCTCGACGGGCGCTACATCGATACGTCCGCGGAGAATTTCAGCCGCACCATGCTGATCTCCTGCTACAGCTTCACCGCGGTCGCGCAGCGCGCCGAGAAGCTGATGACCAATGGCGGCTCGATGCTGACCCTGACCTATTACGGCGCCGAGAAGTGGATGCCGCATTACAATGTCATGGGCGTCGCCAAGGCCGCGCTGGAGGCGAGCGTGCGCTACCTCGCCGCCGATCTCGGCCCGAAGAATATCCGCGTCAACGCCATTTCCGCCGGCCCGATCAAGACGCTCGCCGCATCCGGCATCGGCGATTTCCGCTACATATTGAAGTGGAACGAACTGAACGCGCCGCTGCGCCGCACCGTCACGATCGACGAGGTCGGCGATGCCGGCATGTATCTGCTGTCCGATCTCGGCCGGGCTGTGACCGGCGAGGTACATCATGTCGATGCCGGGTATCATATTGTCGGCATGAAGAATCCCGAAGCGCCCGATCTCACGCTCGAGCGTGACTGA